A single Gambusia affinis linkage group LG20, SWU_Gaff_1.0, whole genome shotgun sequence DNA region contains:
- the LOC122823742 gene encoding dual specificity phosphatase 29-like, which produces MADDYVTPGTYELEKILNRGSVAYTRVNEVWPNVYIGDEETAMDKCTLKRLGVTHILNAAEGTWNNVDTGPGYYRDMDIVYCGVVAEDIPTFDISLHFFSAAKFILETLRNPQNKLLVHCVMGRSRSATLFLAYLMIYENMTIVDAIEHVKGHRRIIPNWGFLKQLRELDQQLLEERGGL; this is translated from the exons ATGGCGGACGATTATGTCACACCTGGGACCTACGAGCTGGAGAAAATCCTCAACCGTGGGAGCGTGGCTTACACTCGTGTCAACGAGGTCTGGCCTAACGTCTACATTGGAGATGA GGAGACTGCTATGGATAAGTGTACCTTGAAGAGGCTGGGAGTTACTCACATATTGAATGCAGCAGAAGGAACATGGAACAATGTGGACACTGGGCCTGGCTATTACAGAGACATGGATATTGTTTACTGCGGCGTGGTTGCAGAAGACATCCCGACATTTGACATCAGCCTGCATTTCTTCTCTGCTGCCAAGTTCATTCTGGAAACACTGAGAAATCCTCAGA ATAAACTGCTGGTTCATTGTGTGATGGGAAGGAGTCGGTCCGCCACCCTCTTTCTTGCCTACCTGATGATCTACGAGAACATGACAATTGTGGACGCCATCGAGCACGTAAAAGGTCACCGACGGATCATCCCTAACTGGGGCTTCCTGAAGCAGCTGAGGGAACTAGACCAGCAGCTCCTGGAGGAAAGAGGAGGCTTATAA
- the dusp13a gene encoding dual specificity protein phosphatase 13 isoform X1, giving the protein MSSEEESVDQTPPTCGLLGLLLKNRRPTGAVNEVWPDLFIGNAATARNKTLLQNLGITHVVNAADGPQHIDTGPRFYRDTNIQYHGVEAADCRDFDLSPFFSETADFIHGALSQKASLTLFKKTILPGKVLVHCARGISRSGTLVLAFLMIKEGLTLVEAVELVCRSRNILPNTGFLNQLCQLDSALHRRKM; this is encoded by the exons AtgagctcagaggaggagtCAGTGGATCAGACACCGCCCACCTGCGGTCTGCTGGGCCTTCTGCTGAAGAACAGGCGTCCCACCGGAGCTGTCAACGAGGTCTGGCCCGACCTCTTCATTGGGAACGC GGCGACAGCTCGAAATAAGACGCTGCTACAAAATCTGGGAATAACACACGTGGTGAATGCTGCAGATGGCCCTCAGCACATTGACACCGGGCCTCGTTTCTACAGAGACACCAACATACAGTATCATGGAGTAGAGGCAGCAGACTGCAGAGATTTTGACTTGAGCCCGTTCTTCTCAGAGACTGCTGATTTCATTCACGGAGCTCTGAGTCAGAAAG CTTCACTGACCCTGTTCAAGAAAACTATCCTGCCAG GTAAGGTACTCGTCCACTGCGCTCGGGGAATCAGCCGCTCAGGAACCCTCGTGTTAGCCTTCCTCATGATCAAAGAAGGTCTTACCCTGGTGGAAGCCGTGGAGCTCGTTTGCAGGAGCAGAAACATCCTCCCAAACACTGGGTTTCTGAATCAGCTCTGTCAGCTGGACTCAGCTTtgcacagaagaaaaatgtaa
- the dusp13a gene encoding dual specificity protein phosphatase 13 isoform X2: MSSEEESVDQTPPTCGLLGLLLKNRRPTGAVNEVWPDLFIGNAATARNKTLLQNLGITHVVNAADGPQHIDTGPRFYRDTNIQYHGVEAADCRDFDLSPFFSETADFIHGALSQKGKVLVHCARGISRSGTLVLAFLMIKEGLTLVEAVELVCRSRNILPNTGFLNQLCQLDSALHRRKM; encoded by the exons AtgagctcagaggaggagtCAGTGGATCAGACACCGCCCACCTGCGGTCTGCTGGGCCTTCTGCTGAAGAACAGGCGTCCCACCGGAGCTGTCAACGAGGTCTGGCCCGACCTCTTCATTGGGAACGC GGCGACAGCTCGAAATAAGACGCTGCTACAAAATCTGGGAATAACACACGTGGTGAATGCTGCAGATGGCCCTCAGCACATTGACACCGGGCCTCGTTTCTACAGAGACACCAACATACAGTATCATGGAGTAGAGGCAGCAGACTGCAGAGATTTTGACTTGAGCCCGTTCTTCTCAGAGACTGCTGATTTCATTCACGGAGCTCTGAGTCAGAAAG GTAAGGTACTCGTCCACTGCGCTCGGGGAATCAGCCGCTCAGGAACCCTCGTGTTAGCCTTCCTCATGATCAAAGAAGGTCTTACCCTGGTGGAAGCCGTGGAGCTCGTTTGCAGGAGCAGAAACATCCTCCCAAACACTGGGTTTCTGAATCAGCTCTGTCAGCTGGACTCAGCTTtgcacagaagaaaaatgtaa